The DNA region TACGGCGCGCTGCTCGAGCGCGAGGGCGTGGCGGCGCGGGCCACCTTCGTCGTCGATCCGGAGGGCGTGGTGCAGTACGCCGCGTTCCACAACCTCAGGGTGGGCCGCTCGATCTCGGAGATCGTCCGCGTGCTCGAGGCGCTCGAGACGGGCGAGAAGGCGCCGGCCGAGTGGAGGCCGGGCGCGCCGACGCTGGGACGTTGAGCCGCGGCGCCCGCGACGAGGCGGGGAGGGACGGGCCGGGGATCGGGGTGTCGGGCGGGGCCGGGTCTAGCGGCCGCCGAGCAGCGCGGCCGGGGGGACGCCGAGGGCCTTCGCCATCTTCTCGATGGTCTCGAGCGGCGGCGAGCGTTGCCCGCGCTCCAGCATCGAGACGTACGACACGGAGATCCCGACCTTGTCGGCCAGCGCCTTCTGCGAGAGGTTCTTCTTCGAGCGGAGGCGCCGCACGTTGCCGGCAAAGCGCGTCAGGAGATCCATGGCGCGACAGTTAGCAAAGGGGTCCCACAGCAGCAGCGTCCTTTTCGGGTCTGCC from Anaeromyxobacter dehalogenans 2CP-C includes:
- a CDS encoding helix-turn-helix domain-containing protein, producing the protein MDLLTRFAGNVRRLRSKKNLSQKALADKVGISVSYVSMLERGQRSPPLETIEKMAKALGVPPAALLGGR